The following proteins come from a genomic window of Paenibacillus swuensis:
- a CDS encoding tryptophan-rich sensory protein encodes MRGLYRWLNIIFFLGMIFINYLSGSQGLFGRSTREVSDMFHVNVTPAGYAFLIWSAIYILLAGFVIVQALPSKQDNAVIRNIGPWFILSCLFNGTWIFAWHSVNMGLSTLLIVGLLLTLIVLYIKTRPAASDSDRVNRWLIALPFSIYMGWISVASIVNLTIFFSEAGFNGFGLSGEVWAILLFIIAALLAVFIGIRFNDPYYGLVIVWALIAIGVEQQETVPSVTYGAWIVSAFILIFELIIMAKVVRSTR; translated from the coding sequence TTGCGAGGATTATATCGTTGGCTTAACATCATCTTTTTTCTCGGCATGATATTTATTAACTATCTCTCCGGCTCCCAAGGCTTGTTCGGCCGTTCTACCAGGGAAGTATCCGACATGTTCCACGTGAATGTAACACCTGCCGGTTATGCCTTCCTCATCTGGTCGGCTATTTACATTTTGTTGGCAGGCTTTGTCATCGTTCAGGCGTTACCGAGCAAGCAGGACAATGCGGTCATCCGGAATATCGGTCCGTGGTTCATCCTAAGCTGTCTGTTTAACGGCACTTGGATCTTTGCATGGCACTCCGTTAACATGGGACTCAGCACGTTGCTGATCGTGGGTTTACTGCTGACATTAATTGTGCTGTATATTAAAACAAGACCGGCCGCCTCGGATTCTGACCGGGTAAACCGCTGGTTGATCGCCCTGCCGTTCAGCATTTACATGGGCTGGATTTCCGTTGCCTCGATCGTCAATCTGACCATCTTCTTCAGTGAAGCCGGTTTTAACGGGTTTGGATTGTCCGGTGAAGTATGGGCGATTCTGCTCTTCATCATAGCCGCTTTGTTGGCTGTGTTTATCGGGATCCGCTTTAACGATCCTTACTACGGACTGGTCATTGTATGGGCATTGATTGCCATCGGAGTGGAGCAACAGGAAACCGTACCTTCGGTTACTTACGGAGCTTGGATTGTATCTGCGTTCATACTCATCTTTGAATTGATTATTATGGCCAAAGTTGTGCGCTCCACACGTTAG
- a CDS encoding DUF3298 and DUF4163 domain-containing protein, with protein sequence MTNYAYPVGIQSKSMPTPGGSFNYPAITGLNNTAIQDKMNREIVQLMQVMMKSQQDYLKGTDPESIGNYEIKTNERGILSLVLSSYVFSSPMAHGNTIARSLTFDVKTGKSYQLAELFKPGSDYVKTLSALVAAQIKSRDIQTLEPFMAISPDQNFYLADKALVLYFQLYEITPYYFGIPMFPISVYDLQSIAVENGLLDVLSQQLS encoded by the coding sequence ATGACGAACTATGCTTATCCTGTCGGTATACAATCGAAATCCATGCCCACACCCGGCGGTTCCTTTAATTATCCTGCGATTACAGGCTTAAATAATACGGCGATTCAGGACAAAATGAACCGGGAAATTGTACAGCTAATGCAAGTAATGATGAAATCGCAGCAAGATTACCTGAAAGGGACCGATCCCGAGTCCATCGGAAACTATGAGATCAAGACCAACGAGCGCGGTATTCTAAGCCTTGTACTTAGCAGCTATGTATTTTCTTCTCCCATGGCGCACGGAAACACAATTGCGAGATCGCTTACCTTTGATGTGAAGACCGGGAAGTCTTATCAGCTCGCCGAGCTGTTCAAACCCGGTTCCGACTATGTAAAGACTTTGTCAGCGTTAGTAGCGGCCCAGATCAAGAGCCGGGATATCCAGACGCTGGAACCCTTCATGGCCATCTCTCCCGATCAGAATTTTTATCTGGCTGATAAAGCCCTTGTGTTGTATTTCCAACTTTACGAAATTACTCCGTATTACTTTGGCATCCCCATGTTCCCGATCTCTGTTTATGACCTTCAATCGATCGCGGTTGAAAATGGTCTTCTGGACGTATTATCCCAGCAGCTTTCTTGA
- a CDS encoding glutathione peroxidase yields the protein MSIYSFTMTNIKGQEISLDTYKGQPVVIVNTASKCGLTPQYTDLQKLYDTYKDRGLVILGFPCNQFGAQEPGTNDEVDSFCQVNYGVSFPMFEKIDVRDATKDPLFAYLTETAPTDDADKEIKWNFTKFLIDREGNVVKRFEPQVTPLDMESDIQALL from the coding sequence ATGAGTATCTATTCATTTACGATGACCAACATCAAAGGACAGGAAATTAGCCTGGATACGTACAAAGGGCAACCCGTAGTGATCGTGAATACGGCCAGTAAGTGTGGTTTGACCCCTCAGTACACGGATTTACAGAAGTTGTATGATACTTACAAGGACCGCGGTTTGGTGATTCTCGGTTTCCCGTGCAACCAGTTCGGCGCGCAAGAGCCGGGTACGAATGATGAAGTGGATTCCTTTTGTCAGGTGAATTACGGCGTGTCGTTCCCTATGTTTGAGAAAATTGATGTACGGGACGCCACGAAAGATCCGCTCTTTGCTTATCTGACGGAAACCGCGCCTACAGATGATGCGGACAAAGAGATCAAATGGAATTTCACCAAATTCCTGATTGACCGTGAAGGCAATGTCGTAAAGCGGTTTGAGCCGCAAGTGACGCCTCTCGATATGGAATCGGATATTCAAGCATTGCTGTAA
- a CDS encoding DinB family protein, whose amino-acid sequence MSIQAMNGTKQVRVDLWTSVNGLTDGQLNQAVEEGRWNIAQVMEHVYRMEAIIVRSLESVLANPEDRPTEKKPYELTLDRSRKVDAPEGLTPPTHFMSLEELKQRLNSSREALTSLLAKYDEETLARKSYPHPVFGLMDGNQWVDFIGVHEKRHIAQIEEVKESVLANAPQ is encoded by the coding sequence ATGTCAATACAAGCAATGAATGGAACGAAGCAAGTTCGAGTCGACCTCTGGACAAGCGTTAACGGGTTGACAGACGGCCAATTGAATCAGGCAGTTGAAGAAGGACGTTGGAACATTGCTCAAGTGATGGAACACGTCTACAGAATGGAGGCGATCATCGTACGATCTTTGGAAAGCGTGTTAGCCAATCCTGAAGACCGTCCGACAGAGAAGAAGCCCTACGAACTCACGCTGGATCGCAGTCGTAAAGTGGATGCGCCAGAGGGGCTGACACCGCCTACGCATTTCATGTCGCTTGAAGAGCTTAAACAGAGGCTGAACTCATCCCGCGAAGCGCTCACTTCCCTGTTAGCCAAATATGACGAAGAAACCCTTGCGCGCAAATCCTATCCGCATCCGGTATTCGGTTTGATGGACGGGAATCAATGGGTCGATTTCATCGGTGTGCATGAGAAGCGTCATATTGCGCAGATTGAAGAAGTAAAGGAAAGCGTGTTAGCCAATGCGCCGCAATAG
- a CDS encoding S-layer homology domain-containing protein → MGEHVMKGKVKSWTALLLAATLTFGSAGLSNASGGVATMDSTRVKVNAASDKTAVKAALAELNPGGWTSLSGTSQGTDVPYALLDEKDEMGSGFSTVDDFEGALHRALALGTANDKIYDEYPASELAESLNEVGASGWNLLSGAEKYAAAHVLLISGDDELYSTIFDFKPVWEGVLTSAPTAAEQAPVVPAAEVNKPIQASGTPVPGDDESLVWYSSAPLKAEVDSETGLVTPLRYGNATISYVIYNHADYTIQAYGSKNVDIADAVAPVGSVYQPTEGTNGKFYIVFSEDLHDQVENLDTADALFDSVEILQEDGTGVPFPLVKDFGTVESIRPDILKVALPGLVLQQGERLKLTYASSVRDLAMNAATPTVTLPAEADTDGPVARVVMPEPGVTDNVYVYFNEPLSADTLNIDLASDLLASAELVTNNNESFPVSLSANAGSVTWTTYEDNIPAAAIQIDPILVPENGLFKLRLKPSVKDAFGNAAQNGNVLPIGGAFKITNDPLHQAVRKAAGGRLPVIAHIMSSKSSWSAAKAEYYNDAGSTVSIEKEWILQGFDPVLVRIESKYYDEDSVNPDVVKTIAEATSVFLAGGDQALHARSFLTDAGGDTPALRAMRNVYFSGGVIAGSSAGDHVLSDIMFGGGVSYLDLKRNDFIESTIASKWIGSTTTDESGLMKGFGFLPANVISDSHFDARGRLGRLVVAMRESGKSIGLGIDEDTGISISGSIGTVTGTGAVFVLDAANAEYGPSGTGEKFSVKGITVHYLTEGDTYDFSTNTAKSNHSDFNFTGADTTTPLPISTDIFAGYQTTELMKKLAYSGHQTAYGVTDETDPSYLVTFTKNDKTVLSIKDQRYTIRGMGLAINEGTLPDTNPEPQPEPQPEPQPEPNPNPNPTSPPVTNPDPGPVTTEPKHQTKLGTDSLTGAKTSTTEISAEAAIKSIKAAVTAGLKSITIDTAPAADITRVQWNVPANVLTEADSAGISILFKGSGAEVTLPPKALEPGNGPILLALEKAKATLSGYTSMTEGIRLIAESNGKALERFQTPVTLTWSYTPAKELDKNRIVVMVKGKGGTLGANSEGWYPVNAAIINNTWSINALQPATVAVFHYEGTFTDMNTDATVSAAVLNLASKGIVKGIGNQQFKPSGIVSRAEFATIAAKLLNLRDLGATAAFEDTKADAWHASYITALKEAKVLSGTGTGKFMPDKGLTYEELAVLLVRIAEANGLLMKSVTSASTPKVSKWAAKSVETAITSGLFASGAIDTQETVTRGKLAEVIVRFNDLLNAK, encoded by the coding sequence TTGGGTGAACATGTAATGAAGGGGAAAGTCAAGTCATGGACGGCCTTGCTGCTGGCGGCAACATTAACGTTCGGGAGCGCCGGGTTGTCCAACGCATCAGGAGGCGTCGCAACAATGGATAGCACAAGAGTTAAAGTCAATGCCGCATCGGATAAGACTGCTGTTAAAGCTGCTCTGGCGGAGTTGAATCCGGGAGGTTGGACATCGCTGTCAGGAACATCGCAAGGCACGGACGTTCCTTACGCTCTGCTCGATGAGAAGGATGAAATGGGAAGCGGCTTTTCAACGGTTGATGATTTTGAAGGCGCATTGCACCGGGCTCTTGCCTTAGGAACCGCAAACGATAAAATTTACGATGAATACCCCGCATCGGAGTTGGCGGAAAGCCTGAACGAGGTTGGTGCTTCCGGTTGGAACCTACTATCCGGAGCGGAGAAATACGCTGCTGCCCACGTTCTGTTGATCAGCGGAGATGATGAACTTTACTCTACGATTTTCGACTTTAAACCGGTATGGGAAGGCGTGCTAACGTCCGCTCCCACGGCAGCGGAGCAGGCTCCTGTCGTACCGGCCGCGGAAGTAAACAAACCGATCCAGGCTTCAGGTACACCGGTACCGGGCGACGATGAGAGTTTAGTCTGGTACTCTTCCGCTCCGCTGAAAGCCGAAGTAGATTCGGAAACAGGCTTGGTAACTCCTTTACGTTACGGGAACGCGACGATCAGCTATGTCATCTACAACCATGCGGATTACACAATCCAAGCTTACGGCTCCAAAAATGTAGACATTGCCGATGCCGTGGCTCCTGTTGGATCCGTTTATCAACCGACCGAGGGAACGAATGGTAAGTTCTACATTGTGTTCTCGGAAGATCTGCATGATCAAGTGGAAAATCTGGACACGGCGGATGCCTTGTTCGATTCCGTAGAGATTCTACAGGAAGACGGAACTGGTGTGCCATTCCCTCTGGTGAAGGACTTCGGTACTGTCGAATCGATTCGTCCTGATATTTTGAAAGTGGCATTGCCCGGATTAGTATTACAACAAGGTGAAAGATTGAAGCTTACGTATGCGTCTTCCGTTAGGGATTTGGCCATGAATGCCGCAACGCCTACGGTAACTCTGCCTGCGGAAGCGGACACGGACGGACCGGTAGCACGGGTGGTTATGCCGGAGCCGGGTGTGACGGATAATGTGTATGTTTACTTTAATGAGCCGCTGAGCGCGGACACGCTAAACATTGATTTGGCATCAGACTTATTGGCTTCAGCGGAGCTGGTTACGAATAACAATGAATCCTTCCCGGTAAGCCTTTCCGCCAATGCGGGGTCCGTAACCTGGACAACGTACGAGGACAATATCCCTGCGGCCGCAATCCAAATAGACCCGATTCTAGTTCCGGAAAACGGACTGTTTAAGCTTCGGTTGAAGCCTTCCGTTAAGGATGCATTCGGCAATGCGGCACAGAACGGAAATGTGTTGCCGATCGGCGGCGCATTTAAGATCACGAACGATCCGCTTCACCAAGCGGTTCGCAAAGCGGCAGGCGGACGATTGCCGGTGATTGCGCATATTATGTCATCCAAATCCAGCTGGAGCGCCGCGAAGGCGGAATACTATAACGATGCCGGATCAACGGTGTCCATTGAGAAAGAGTGGATATTACAGGGATTTGATCCTGTCTTGGTTCGAATTGAAAGCAAATACTACGACGAGGATTCCGTAAATCCGGATGTTGTGAAAACCATTGCTGAAGCAACATCCGTATTCCTTGCCGGAGGAGACCAAGCCTTGCATGCGCGCAGTTTCCTCACCGATGCCGGTGGAGATACGCCGGCTTTGAGAGCGATGCGTAACGTATACTTCAGCGGCGGTGTGATTGCGGGTTCCAGCGCGGGCGACCATGTGTTGAGCGACATCATGTTCGGCGGCGGTGTAAGCTACCTGGATCTGAAGCGAAATGATTTCATCGAGAGCACGATTGCGTCCAAGTGGATCGGGAGTACGACTACCGATGAATCCGGTCTGATGAAAGGCTTTGGCTTCCTGCCAGCGAATGTCATTTCGGATTCGCACTTTGATGCGCGGGGACGTCTAGGACGATTGGTTGTCGCCATGCGCGAATCCGGCAAGTCCATTGGCCTCGGCATCGACGAGGATACAGGAATCAGCATTTCAGGCAGCATTGGAACCGTAACGGGGACTGGTGCAGTCTTCGTTCTGGATGCTGCGAATGCGGAGTATGGCCCATCGGGGACCGGAGAGAAATTCAGTGTCAAGGGAATAACGGTCCACTACCTGACTGAAGGGGATACGTATGATTTCTCGACAAATACGGCAAAGAGTAATCACTCGGATTTTAATTTCACAGGCGCAGATACGACTACTCCTTTACCAATCAGTACAGATATTTTTGCCGGTTATCAAACGACAGAGTTAATGAAGAAGCTCGCGTACAGCGGACATCAGACAGCGTATGGAGTTACAGATGAAACAGATCCAAGTTATCTGGTTACCTTCACCAAGAATGACAAAACGGTACTTAGCATTAAAGACCAACGTTATACGATCAGAGGCATGGGTTTAGCAATCAACGAAGGCACCTTACCGGATACGAATCCAGAACCACAGCCAGAACCTCAACCAGAACCACAACCAGAGCCGAATCCGAACCCGAACCCAACATCTCCACCTGTTACGAATCCGGATCCCGGACCTGTCACAACCGAGCCTAAGCATCAAACCAAGCTAGGAACCGATTCGTTAACAGGCGCCAAAACATCGACAACGGAAATATCCGCGGAAGCGGCTATTAAATCCATTAAAGCAGCCGTTACAGCAGGTTTGAAATCCATCACAATCGACACCGCACCCGCTGCCGACATAACCCGGGTACAATGGAATGTACCGGCCAATGTACTAACGGAAGCCGACAGTGCAGGAATCAGCATCCTGTTCAAAGGCAGCGGCGCTGAGGTGACATTACCGCCAAAAGCTTTGGAACCAGGCAACGGTCCCATTCTGCTGGCTCTAGAGAAAGCGAAGGCGACGCTAAGCGGATATACTTCCATGACAGAAGGAATCCGACTTATTGCCGAGTCAAACGGTAAAGCATTGGAGCGGTTCCAAACACCTGTAACTCTAACGTGGAGTTACACGCCGGCCAAGGAGCTGGACAAGAATCGCATTGTGGTTATGGTTAAAGGAAAGGGCGGAACATTGGGAGCCAACAGCGAAGGCTGGTATCCGGTCAATGCCGCAATAATCAACAACACATGGAGCATAAACGCCTTGCAACCGGCAACTGTCGCTGTATTCCACTACGAAGGAACATTTACAGACATGAACACGGATGCAACGGTCTCCGCAGCGGTTCTAAACTTAGCTTCCAAAGGGATCGTGAAAGGAATTGGCAATCAACAATTCAAACCCTCCGGCATAGTCTCACGTGCGGAATTCGCCACGATCGCAGCGAAACTGCTAAACTTGCGAGACTTAGGTGCAACCGCGGCTTTTGAAGATACAAAGGCTGACGCTTGGCACGCTTCTTATATTACCGCTCTCAAAGAAGCCAAGGTCCTTTCAGGTACAGGTACAGGCAAATTTATGCCGGACAAGGGACTGACTTATGAAGAGCTTGCCGTACTATTAGTTCGTATTGCGGAAGCCAACGGCTTGCTGATGAAATCGGTAACGTCAGCCAGCACCCCTAAAGTTTCAAAGTGGGCTGCCAAATCCGTTGAGACCGCAATCACATCCGGATTATTCGCGAGCGGAGCGATTGACACTCAGGAAACGGTAACTCGAGGTAAGCTGGCGGAAGTTATAGTGCGGTTTAACGACCTTTTGAACGCCAAGTAA
- a CDS encoding M20 family metallopeptidase — protein sequence MDLEKRKVAQWIEGQHAVWNAASRTIWENPELGHREVKAAQLLSGMLEEFDFQVTRGTAGLPTAFHACYDSGKPGPHIAYLSEYDALPGLGHACAHNIIGVMSLAAAVSLRAVVDSHGGAVSVFGTPAEETSGAKVTLAEQGYFKGIDAAMMAHPASVYERSGKSLALEALQFEFHGRSAHAASGPHKGINALDATLLTFTAINALRQHLTPEVRIHGVITKGGEAANIVPDYACAQFYVRTASKNTLPGIVDKVKNCAEAAALATGCRLEISNYELGYDDLMTNEALSDLFTGNLVALGVPPEKIKQGLDHGSIDMGNVSHVVPAIHPYVQMPDCPYGGHTVEFRDAAGDERGQHALLMGAKALAWTGLDLLTQPLCLQDVKDEFAARKGLESSLVV from the coding sequence ATGGATTTGGAGAAGCGCAAGGTGGCCCAGTGGATTGAAGGACAACATGCGGTATGGAATGCCGCCAGCAGAACCATCTGGGAAAACCCTGAACTCGGGCACCGTGAAGTGAAAGCTGCCCAGTTATTAAGCGGAATGTTAGAGGAATTCGATTTTCAGGTTACCAGGGGAACCGCGGGGTTGCCTACAGCCTTTCATGCATGCTATGACTCGGGCAAACCCGGTCCACATATTGCTTATTTGTCAGAATACGATGCGTTGCCCGGACTGGGTCATGCGTGCGCGCATAATATTATCGGCGTTATGAGCTTGGCTGCAGCCGTGTCTCTAAGAGCGGTTGTGGACTCCCATGGCGGAGCTGTTTCCGTCTTCGGAACACCGGCCGAGGAAACGAGCGGAGCGAAAGTAACGCTCGCTGAGCAAGGTTACTTTAAAGGCATTGACGCCGCCATGATGGCACATCCGGCTTCCGTTTATGAACGGAGCGGGAAATCTTTGGCATTGGAAGCTCTGCAGTTTGAATTCCACGGACGCTCCGCCCATGCGGCTTCCGGGCCGCACAAGGGAATTAACGCATTGGACGCGACCCTGCTGACATTCACGGCCATTAATGCTTTGCGGCAACACCTGACGCCGGAGGTCAGAATACACGGTGTTATTACGAAAGGCGGCGAAGCGGCCAATATCGTCCCGGACTACGCCTGTGCGCAGTTCTACGTTCGCACCGCTTCCAAGAACACATTGCCTGGCATTGTGGACAAAGTGAAGAACTGCGCCGAAGCCGCCGCGTTAGCTACAGGCTGCCGTTTGGAGATTTCAAATTACGAGCTCGGATATGATGACTTAATGACGAATGAAGCGTTGTCGGACCTGTTCACAGGTAACTTGGTAGCGTTAGGTGTTCCGCCTGAGAAGATCAAGCAAGGCTTGGATCACGGATCGATCGATATGGGAAATGTGAGTCATGTGGTGCCGGCCATTCATCCCTATGTGCAAATGCCGGATTGTCCCTACGGAGGGCACACCGTCGAATTTCGCGATGCCGCAGGGGATGAGCGCGGGCAGCATGCCTTGTTAATGGGCGCCAAGGCGCTGGCTTGGACCGGGTTGGATTTGCTGACACAGCCGCTTTGTCTGCAAGACGTCAAGGATGAGTTTGCCGCGAGAAAAGGATTGGAGTCCAGTTTGGTAGTCTAG
- a CDS encoding methyl-accepting chemotaxis protein translates to MLHRGIRYNLILLTGIAVLSLVLLSLAVFYTQWESRRSDERVKNVLEAKDAGARIRETLSEIELGESQLLAALDPKLGDDVKQSLTRLDTSIREYQVISGNAEEASAVSQMGKDAASYGKGFEGLIGNVGDMNALTTDMVYSATSFENTVRANNQLELLSGMLYLRQTEKDFLWRRDAAVAETFLNRFREMRASLQGSTVMLEAERAILMRNLNKYGELFERLVALAQSQTQLTSDLQNNQQRLQKQISSVNNRLAQNLIEMEQDRDRTRSGMTVLLGLSAAVAVLLMIWIGLAITRALFTSIEELLKGARIIGQGNLLYRVSGVKGKELSELADGFNDMAAHVGAAFRGVLDASNQLSDSASALAAASQQTEAHTEEAGAAVRQIAAGAGEQERRMSEGLGQLADIDVQIRQVNDSAERIALLTSGSQQLGERGLAEMERLSLAHAKYSEVSAKLIEDVRETSDNGKAIVRMVDTVRQMSEMINLIAINASIEAAHAGAHGRGFAYVAKEIKKLADKTKSEVRRIDETIGRMEGGMSHLREGVRLLELGATEQDAAVQKTEEAFGSIATQMQRMAGDIEAIRLSFGEVKASSGQLVGGMHEIELISRESAAASDGIVSVSDEQLQAVRAIRQEAEQVQMLADRLVAEAGKFRL, encoded by the coding sequence ATGTTGCACAGAGGGATTCGGTACAACCTGATATTGTTGACAGGTATTGCTGTATTAAGTCTGGTGCTGTTAAGTTTGGCTGTGTTCTATACCCAATGGGAATCGCGCAGGTCGGATGAGCGGGTAAAGAACGTGCTCGAGGCCAAGGACGCGGGAGCAAGAATCCGTGAGACGTTAAGTGAAATCGAATTGGGCGAAAGCCAATTGCTGGCTGCATTGGATCCAAAGCTTGGCGATGACGTCAAGCAGTCTCTGACCCGTCTGGATACATCCATTAGGGAGTACCAAGTGATTTCCGGAAATGCAGAGGAGGCATCTGCTGTTTCGCAAATGGGTAAAGACGCTGCGTCCTATGGCAAGGGGTTTGAGGGGTTAATCGGCAACGTCGGAGATATGAACGCTTTGACTACCGATATGGTTTATTCCGCCACTTCTTTTGAAAATACAGTTAGAGCCAACAATCAATTAGAACTGTTGTCCGGCATGTTGTACCTCAGGCAGACGGAGAAGGATTTCCTGTGGAGACGGGATGCGGCTGTGGCCGAAACGTTCCTCAATCGTTTCCGGGAGATGCGTGCCTCTCTGCAGGGCTCTACGGTAATGCTGGAGGCGGAGCGGGCCATACTTATGCGTAATTTAAACAAGTATGGTGAGTTGTTTGAGCGGTTGGTCGCTTTGGCACAATCCCAAACTCAATTAACAAGTGATTTACAAAATAATCAACAGCGGTTGCAGAAGCAAATTTCTTCGGTTAACAACCGTCTGGCGCAGAATCTGATCGAGATGGAACAGGATCGGGATCGGACGCGTTCCGGCATGACGGTGCTGCTGGGACTGTCTGCGGCTGTTGCTGTGTTGCTCATGATATGGATTGGATTGGCTATAACCCGCGCACTCTTCACATCTATAGAGGAGTTGCTGAAAGGGGCCCGGATTATAGGTCAAGGGAACCTGCTGTACCGGGTCAGCGGTGTGAAAGGCAAAGAGTTGTCTGAGCTGGCCGACGGTTTCAACGATATGGCCGCGCATGTGGGAGCAGCGTTCCGCGGTGTGCTGGACGCTTCGAATCAACTTTCAGATTCGGCTTCCGCTTTGGCCGCCGCGTCGCAACAGACGGAGGCGCACACGGAGGAAGCAGGCGCCGCGGTTCGGCAGATTGCGGCGGGGGCCGGTGAACAGGAGCGGCGTATGAGCGAAGGGCTGGGGCAGCTGGCCGACATTGATGTGCAGATTCGTCAGGTTAACGATTCCGCGGAGCGTATTGCCCTGCTAACGTCGGGCTCGCAACAATTAGGCGAGCGGGGGCTTGCCGAGATGGAACGTTTATCCCTCGCGCATGCCAAGTATAGCGAGGTCTCGGCCAAGCTGATCGAAGACGTCCGGGAAACTTCCGACAACGGGAAAGCGATTGTGCGCATGGTGGATACGGTTCGGCAGATGTCGGAAATGATTAACTTGATTGCAATCAATGCATCCATCGAGGCGGCTCATGCCGGCGCTCATGGGCGCGGCTTCGCCTATGTGGCGAAGGAAATTAAGAAGTTGGCCGACAAGACGAAGAGCGAAGTGCGCAGAATCGATGAGACCATCGGCCGAATGGAGGGCGGAATGTCTCATCTGCGAGAGGGCGTGCGGCTGCTGGAGCTTGGAGCCACGGAGCAGGATGCGGCGGTCCAGAAGACGGAGGAAGCCTTTGGTTCGATAGCGACCCAGATGCAGCGTATGGCCGGTGATATCGAGGCGATCCGCTTATCCTTCGGCGAAGTGAAGGCATCCTCGGGGCAACTCGTCGGGGGGATGCATGAGATTGAGCTGATTTCCAGAGAGTCCGCCGCCGCTTCGGACGGGATTGTCTCGGTCAGCGACGAACAGCTTCAGGCGGTGCGCGCCATCCGGCAGGAAGCGGAGCAGGTGCAGATGTTAGCGGATCGGCTAGTGGCGGAGGCGGGGAAGTTTCGGTTATAG
- a CDS encoding asparaginase, whose product MEEDLVVVKRGPYTESKHRGHIAVMDATGKLLYSVGDPKRLTFTRSALKPVQAIPLVQSGAAERFLMSDREIAICCGSHNGEEMHVDTVRGMLHRLGLDESALQCGSHLPYDPQSAENLLRGGGQACTVHNNCSGKHAGMLALAKFLQSDIEAYHLPEHPVQRMIAGTLCEVTGLSADSLAVAIDGCGVPTYGMGLDRMALIYARFARPEGLESNQLRLAVSRIVKAMTAHPEMVAGREVLCTDLMRVASGDLVAKAGAEGVYGVGLPREGLGIAVKVEDGNIRAAFPAVMETLRQLGALSDERQAALASYHTPTLRNRAHTPVGTIEPVFTLRAAVV is encoded by the coding sequence ATGGAAGAAGATTTAGTTGTGGTTAAGAGGGGGCCCTACACGGAAAGCAAGCACCGCGGGCATATCGCCGTCATGGATGCGACAGGTAAATTATTATATTCGGTCGGGGACCCCAAACGATTGACCTTTACCCGTTCCGCGCTTAAACCGGTGCAGGCGATCCCTTTAGTGCAATCCGGCGCCGCGGAACGGTTTCTGATGTCCGACCGGGAGATTGCCATCTGCTGCGGCTCCCATAATGGGGAAGAGATGCATGTGGACACGGTGCGCGGTATGCTGCACCGCCTGGGGCTGGATGAGTCGGCATTGCAATGCGGATCGCATCTTCCCTATGATCCGCAAAGCGCCGAGAATCTGCTCCGGGGCGGAGGACAGGCTTGCACGGTGCATAATAACTGCTCTGGCAAGCATGCGGGCATGTTGGCCCTGGCGAAATTTCTGCAGAGCGACATCGAAGCTTATCATCTGCCTGAACATCCTGTGCAGCGTATGATTGCGGGAACCCTGTGCGAGGTTACCGGCTTGTCCGCGGATTCATTAGCCGTGGCTATCGACGGCTGCGGCGTGCCGACGTACGGGATGGGGCTCGACCGAATGGCTTTGATTTATGCTCGGTTTGCCCGGCCGGAAGGTCTGGAGTCGAATCAGTTGCGCCTTGCGGTGTCCCGCATAGTGAAAGCGATGACCGCCCATCCGGAGATGGTGGCAGGCCGTGAAGTGTTATGCACTGATTTAATGCGGGTTGCCAGCGGCGATCTGGTGGCTAAGGCGGGGGCGGAAGGCGTCTATGGCGTCGGGTTGCCGCGGGAAGGGCTCGGTATCGCGGTGAAAGTGGAGGACGGTAATATTCGCGCCGCTTTTCCCGCGGTCATGGAGACGTTACGCCAATTGGGCGCGCTTAGCGACGAGCGTCAAGCTGCTTTGGCATCGTATCATACACCGACGCTAAGGAATCGCGCACATACTCCGGTTGGAACGATTGAACCGGTATTTACATTGCGCGCGGCAGTGGTTTAA